From Brassica oleracea var. oleracea cultivar TO1000 chromosome C3, BOL, whole genome shotgun sequence, a single genomic window includes:
- the LOC106328921 gene encoding uncharacterized protein LOC106328921, whose translation MHAKTDSEATSIDAALSWPPRSPPRSATRPLYYVQSPSNHDVEKMSFGSGCSPMGSPSHPHYYHCSPIHHSRESSTSRFSDRALLSYQSIREGSGRRRYINSAIDEETDDGDDDPFRNVRLYGCLLLSLFLLFSIFSLILWGASKSYPPKVVVKGLLVRNFNVQAGNDLSGVPTDMLSLNSTVRIFYRNPSTFFAVHVTALPLLLRYSSLLLSSGEMEKFTVGRKSGRNIATMVHGHQIPLYGSVSPHLDTLSLPLNLTLVLRSRAYILGRLVTSNFHTRIICSFTLNANRLPKPMSLIHSCTHHH comes from the exons ATGCATGCAAAGACGGACTCCGAGGCCACTAGCATTGACGCGGCTTTGTCATGGCCGCCTCGCTCTCCGCCCCGTTCGGCGACTAGACCTCTTTACTATGTACAGAGTCCCTCCAACCACGACGTGGAGAAGATGTCATTTGGGTCCGGTTGCAGCCCGATGGGTTCTCCCTCACACCCACATTACTACCACTGCTCACCCATCCATCACTCCCGTGAATCCTCCACCTCTCGCTTCTCTGACCGAGCACTCCTCTCCTACCAGTCAATCCGCGAAGGAAGCGGACGCCGTCGTTACATCAACAGCGCCATCGACGAAGAAACTGACGACGGAGATGACGACCCCTTTCGAAATGTGCGTCTCTACGGCTGCTTGCTCCTCTCCTTGTTCCTCTTGTTCTCAATCTTCTCTCTCATACTGTGGGGTGCTAGCAAATCCTACCCTCCTAAAGTTGTGGTAAAG GGGTTGCTGGTGAGGAACTTTAACGTGCAGGCTGGGAACGATCTTAGCGGCGTGCCCACTGACATGCTGTCTCTTAATTCGACTGTCAGGATCTTCTACCGGAACCCCTCCACCTTCTTCGCCGTCCATGTCACTGCTCTCCCTCTCCTCCTCCGCTACTCCAGCCTCCTCCTTTCCTCCGGTGAGATGGAGAAGTTCACGGTGGGTAGGAAAAGCGGAAGGAATATAGCCACGATGGTGCATGGCCATCAGATTCCCCTATACGGCAGTGTCTCTCCCCATCTCGACACACTGTCCCTGCCCCTCAATCTCACTCTCGTCCTCCGTTCCAGGGCTTACATTTTAGGCAGACTCGTCACCTCCAATTTCCATACAAGGATCATTTGCTCTTTCACTCTTAATGCCAACCGCCTTCCCAAACCCATGTCTCTTATCCACTCATGTACTCATCACCACTGA
- the LOC106333573 gene encoding EC protein homolog 2 yields the protein MADIGKGTSAAGCNDRCGCPSPCPGGESCRCRMSAASGGDQEHNMCPCGEHCGCNPCTCSKTQTSAKGGKAFCTCGEGCTCATCAA from the exons ATGGCAGACATAGGCAAAGGAACCTCAGCCGCTGGCTGCAACGATCGCTGTGGCTGCCCATCTCCCTGTCCAGGTGGAGAATCCTGCAG GTGCAGGATGAGCGCAGCATCTGGTGGGGATCAAGAACACAACATGTGCCCGTGTGGGGAGCACTGCGGCTGCAACCCTTGCACATGCTCCAAGACCCAGACGTCCGCTAAGGGCGGCAAGGCCTTTTGCACCTGTGGGGAGGGTTGCACCTGCGCCACTTGTGCCGCTTAG
- the LOC106332811 gene encoding amino acid transporter ANTL1, whose product MGPAREDTPLLGKERPLSSQFKTFANVFIAIVGAGVLGLPYAFKRTGWLMGVLTLFSVAALITHCMMLLVHIRRKLGAAYIGSFGDLGFAVCGPLGRFLVDILIILSQAGFCVGYLIFIGTTLANLFNPTTTLTLRHVSPKSLYIWGCFPFQLGLNSVKTLTHLAPLSIFADVVDLGAMAVVIVEDVKIAVEQRPDVVAFGGMSVFFYGMGVAVYAFEGVGMVLPLESEMKDKEKFGKVLALSMGIIALIFGAFGVLGYMAFGDETMDIITANLGPGLVSSLVKLGLCINLFFTFPLMMNPVFEIVERRFWSGMYCVWLRWLLVLAVTMVALLVPNFADFLSLVGSSVCCALGFVLPALFHLMVFKDEIGWKQQTFNSGIVLLGFVLAVSGTWSSLSEIFNWNQSL is encoded by the coding sequence ATGGGACCGGCGAGAGAGGACACACCCCTTCTCGGGAAGGAAAGACCCTTGTCCAGCCAGTTCAAGACTTTCGCCAATGTCTTTATTGCTATCGTCGGGGCTGGGGTTCTGGGTCTTCCTTACGCCTTCAAGCGTACCGGATGGCTCATGGGTGTGCTCACGCTCTTCTCCGTAGCGGCTTTGATCACCCACTGCATGATGCTTCTCGTTCACATCCGCCGCAAGCTCGGTGCCGCCTACATCGGCTCTTTCGGAGACCTTGGTTTTGCAGTCTGCGGCCCACTCGGGAGGTTCCTCGTTGACATTCTTATCATCTTGTCCCAGGCTGGCTTCTGTGTCGGATATCTCATCTTTATCGGTACTACTTTAGCTAATCTCTTCAACCCAACCACCACTCTGACCCTGAGACACGTGTCCCCTAAGAGTCTCTACATATGGGGATGTTTTCCTTTTCAGCTGGGCTTGAACTCCGTCAAGACGCTCACTCACTTGGCACCTCTAAGCATATTCGCCGACGTGGTTGATCTTGGCGCAATGGCTGTGGTGATTGTGGAGGATGTCAAGATTGCAGTGGAGCAAAGGCCTGACGTGGTTGCCTTTGGTGGTATGTCAGTTTTCTTCTATGGGATGGGAGTGGCTGTCTACGCCTTCGAAGGTGTGGGGATGGTTTTACCCCTCGAATCGGAGATGAAGGACAAGGAAAAGTTTGGCAAAGTGTTGGCCCTCAGCATGGGAATCATCGCGTTGATTTTCGGAGCTTTCGGTGTGTTAGGTTACATGGCCTTTGGGGATGAAACTATGGACATAATCACAGCCAACTTGGGGCCAGGTCTGGTGAGCAGCCTGGTGAAGCTGGGACTCTGCATCAACCTCTTCTTCACCTTCCCCTTGATGATGAACCCTGTGTTTGAGATCGTTGAGAGACGTTTTTGGAGTGGTATGTACTGCGTGTGGCTCAGATGGCTACTCGTCTTAGCAGTGACCATGGTGGCTCTCTTGGTGCCAAACTTTGCAGATTTTTTGTCATTGGTGGGCAGCAGCGTCTGCTGTGCGTTGGGCTTCGTGTTGCCTGCTTTGTTTCATCTGATGGTCTTCAAAGACGAAATAGGGTGGAAGCAACAGACTTTCAACTCTGGGATCGTGCTACTGGGCTTCGTTCTGGCTGTCTCAGGTACTTGGAGCTCCCTGAGCGAGATATTCAACTGGAACCAGAGTTTGTAG
- the LOC106334539 gene encoding probable leucine-rich repeat receptor-like protein kinase At5g49770 isoform X2 has protein sequence MSSRIGAFMLLIFLFFQILSVSALTNGIDGSALQALKAEWTKPPSSWEGADPCGTSWVGITCSNNRVVSISLGNLNVEGKLSGDIAALSELQILDLSYNTGLTGPLPPNIGELKKLKNLILVGCSFTGQIPESIGQLEQLIYLSLNLNQFSGTIPASIGRLSKLYWFDIADNQIEGTLPVSNGTSSPGLDMLLETKHLLFDGNQFTGKIPETLSLVQTLTVLRLDRNKLTGNIPTSLNNLTSLQELYLANNEFTGTLPNLTSLTSLYTLDVSNNTFEPSPIPSWISSFDSLATLRMEGIKPLSLIPNSFFSPAQLQTVILKRNQIDSTLDFGTSFSNRLEFVDLQYNNIDVYKQPSSNTFIQVILADNPVCQEEGNKPNYCSAIPPNTSYSTIPPTCTPCDQGREASPSCRCAHPIIGTLYFRSPSFSGLFNSTNFEILQKSIADFFKKSSYPVDSVAIRNIRENATDHQLLIDLLVFPLGRESFDESGMSLVNFAFSNQTYKPPHIFGPYVFRANPYNQFSDRGGSRNMGIIIGAAVGAVVLLLLLTLAGVYALRQRRRADRATDQNNPFAKWNTSKSSINAPQLMGAKAFTFEELKKCTENFSEANDVGGGGYGKVYRGILPSGQLIAIKRAQQGSLQGGLEFKTEIELLSRVHHKNVVRLLGFCFDRSEQMLVYEYIPNGSLRDSLSGKSGIRLDWTRRLKIALGSGKGLAYLHELADPPIIHRDIKSNNILLDENLTAKVADFGLSKIVGDPEKTHVTTQVKGTMGYLDPEYYMTNQLTEKSDVYGFGVVMLELLTGKSPIERGKYVVREVKTKMNKTRSLYDLQELMDTTIIASSSNLKGFEKYVDLALRCVEEEGVNRPSMGEVVKEIENIMQLAGLNPNVDSASSSRTYEEAIKGSGDPYGKGSFEYSGNFPASKLEPQ, from the exons ATGAGTTCAAGAATTGGAGCCTTTATGCTCCTGATCTTTCTTTTCTTCCAAATTTTGTCTGTCTCTGCTCTCACAAATGGTATTGACG GTTCTGCTTTACAAGCCCTGAAGGCTGAATGGACCAAGCCTCCTAGTAGCTGGGAAGGCGCTGATCCTTGTGGAACCAGTTGGGTTGGAATTACATGTAGCAATAACCGGGTCGTTTCAAT ATCACTTGGTAACCTTAACGTGGAAGGAAAGCTTTCTGGGGATATTGCAGCCTTGTCTGAATTGCAGATCTT GGATTTGTCATACAACACTGGATTGACTGGACCACTTCCACCAAATATTGGTGAACTTAAGAAGTTGAAAAACTT GATCCTTGTGGGATGTAGTTTCACTGGTCAAATCCCTGAGTCCATTGGACAATTAGAACAACTTATATATCT CTCCCTAAATTTAAATCAATTCAGTGGTACAATTCCAGCTTCCATTGGACGGTTATCGAAACTATATTGGTTTGATATAGCTGACAATCAGATTGAAGGAACGCTTCCAGTTTCTAATGGGACTTCTTCACCTGGACTTGATATGCTTCTTGAAACTAAGCATTT GCTATTCGATGGAAACCAATTCACGGGCAAAATCCCGGAAACACTCAGCCTGGTTCAAACGTTGACAGTGTT ACGCCTTGATAGGAATAAACTAACTGGCAATATTCCTACAAGTCTTAATAATCTCACAAGTCTCCAAGAACT GTACTTGGCGAACAACGAATTTACTGGCACTCTTCCAAATCTAACCAGCTTGACCAGTCTCTACACACT AGATGTGAGCAATAACACATTCGAACCCTCACCTATTCCATCATGGATCTCTTCATTCGACTCTCTGGCAACATT AAGGATGGAAGGAATCAAACCATTGAGTTTGATACCAAACTCATTTTTCAGCCCTGCTCAGTTGCAGACTGT TATCCTAAAGAGAAATCAGATAGATTCAACGTTAGACTTCGGTACCAGCTTTAGCAACCGGTTGGAGTTTGTTGATTTACAATACAACAACATAGATGTCTATAAACAACCATCCTCTAACACATTCATCCAAGTAAT ATTGGCAGATAATCCAGTGTGCCAGGAAGAGGGTAACAAGCCAAATTACTGCTCAGCAATCCCACCCAATACCTCATATTCAACAATCCCACCAACATGCACTCCGTGTGATCAGGGCAGGGAAGCAAGTCCCTCGTGCCGCTGCGCGCATCCAATCATAGGAACACTCTACTTCAGATCTCCTTCCTTCTCAGGGTTGTTCAACTCCACCAACTTCGAAATTCTCCAGAAGTCTATAGCAGATTTCTTTAAGAAGTCGAGTTATCCAGTGGACTCTGTAGCCATAAGAAACATAAGAGAGAACGCTACCGATCATCAGCTTCTAATAGATCTCTTAGTCTTTCCATTGGGCAGAGAGAGTTTTGATGAGAGTGGAATGTCACTTGTTAATTTTGCCTTTAGCAATCAGACTTATAAACCTCCTCATATATTTGGTCCTTACGTATTCAGAGCCAATCCTTACAACCAATTCTCTG ATAGAGGTGGTTCCAGAAACATGGGCATTATAATCGGAGCAGCAGTTGGCGCTGTGGTTCTTCTGTTGTTGTTAACTTTAGCTGGGGTTTACGCTCTCAGGCAAAGGAGGAGAGCAGACAGAGCAACTGATCAAAACAATCCTTTTG CCAAGTGGAATACAAGTAAGAGCAGTATCAATGCTCCGCAGCTAATGGGAGCAAAAGCTTTTACTTTTGAAGAGTTGAAGAAATGTACAGAAAACTTTTCAGAGGCAAATGATGTTGGGGGTGGAGGTTATGGCAAG GTTTACAGAGGGATTCTTCCCTCTGGACAACTCATAGCCATCAAAAGGGCTCAACAAGGATCTTTGCAAGGAGGCTTGGAGTTCAAAACTGAGATTGAACTTCTTTCCAGAGTCCACCATAAGAATGTTGTCAGACTCTTGGGCTTCTGTTTCGATAGAAGTGAACAAATGCTGGTGTACGAGTACATTCCAAATGGATCTCTTAGAGACAGTCTATCAG GTAAGAGTGGGATTAGACTTGATTGGACAAGAAGGCTTAAAATAGCACTTGGTTCAGGGAAGGGTCTAGCTTATCTTCATGAGCTTGCTGATCCTCCAATTATACACAGAGACATCAAATCAAACAATATATTACTTGATGAAAATCTTACTGCTAAGGTTGCTGATTTCGGCCTCTCCAAAATTGTGGGAGACCCTGAGAAAACACATGTGACAACACAGGTGAAAGGAACTATG GGATACTTGGATCCTGAGTATTACATGACAAATCAGTTGACCGAGAAGAGTGACGTGTATGGGTTTGGTGTGGTGATGCTTGAGCTGTTAACTGGTAAAAGTCCAATAGAGAGAGGTAAATACGTGGTGAGAGAGGTGAAGACGAAGATGAATAAGACCAGAAGTTTGTATGACCTCCAAGAACTGATGGACACTACAATCATCGCAAGCAGCAGCAACCTTAAAGGGTTTGAGAAGTATGTAGATTTGGCTCTGAGATGCGTGGAGGAGGAAGGAGTGAATAGACCATCCATGGGTGAGGTTGTCAAAGAGATTGAGAACATAATGCAGCTTGCGGGTTTAAACCCGAACGTTGATTCAGCATCTTCTTCGAGAACGTACGAGGAAGCTATCAAAGGATCCGGTGATCCATATGGAAAGGGCTCGTTTGAGTACAGTGGGAATTTTCCAGCTTCAAAGCTCGAACCCCAATGA
- the LOC106334539 gene encoding probable leucine-rich repeat receptor-like protein kinase At5g49770 isoform X1 — MSSRIGAFMLLIFLFFQILSVSALTNGIDGSALQALKAEWTKPPSSWEGADPCGTSWVGITCSNNRVVSISLGNLNVEGKLSGDIAALSELQILDLSYNTGLTGPLPPNIGELKKLKNLILVGCSFTGQIPESIGQLEQLIYLSLNLNQFSGTIPASIGRLSKLYWFDIADNQIEGTLPVSNGTSSPGLDMLLETKHFHFGKNKLSGYIPENLFSSNMTLIHVLFDGNQFTGKIPETLSLVQTLTVLRLDRNKLTGNIPTSLNNLTSLQELYLANNEFTGTLPNLTSLTSLYTLDVSNNTFEPSPIPSWISSFDSLATLRMEGIKPLSLIPNSFFSPAQLQTVILKRNQIDSTLDFGTSFSNRLEFVDLQYNNIDVYKQPSSNTFIQVILADNPVCQEEGNKPNYCSAIPPNTSYSTIPPTCTPCDQGREASPSCRCAHPIIGTLYFRSPSFSGLFNSTNFEILQKSIADFFKKSSYPVDSVAIRNIRENATDHQLLIDLLVFPLGRESFDESGMSLVNFAFSNQTYKPPHIFGPYVFRANPYNQFSDRGGSRNMGIIIGAAVGAVVLLLLLTLAGVYALRQRRRADRATDQNNPFAKWNTSKSSINAPQLMGAKAFTFEELKKCTENFSEANDVGGGGYGKVYRGILPSGQLIAIKRAQQGSLQGGLEFKTEIELLSRVHHKNVVRLLGFCFDRSEQMLVYEYIPNGSLRDSLSGKSGIRLDWTRRLKIALGSGKGLAYLHELADPPIIHRDIKSNNILLDENLTAKVADFGLSKIVGDPEKTHVTTQVKGTMGYLDPEYYMTNQLTEKSDVYGFGVVMLELLTGKSPIERGKYVVREVKTKMNKTRSLYDLQELMDTTIIASSSNLKGFEKYVDLALRCVEEEGVNRPSMGEVVKEIENIMQLAGLNPNVDSASSSRTYEEAIKGSGDPYGKGSFEYSGNFPASKLEPQ; from the exons ATGAGTTCAAGAATTGGAGCCTTTATGCTCCTGATCTTTCTTTTCTTCCAAATTTTGTCTGTCTCTGCTCTCACAAATGGTATTGACG GTTCTGCTTTACAAGCCCTGAAGGCTGAATGGACCAAGCCTCCTAGTAGCTGGGAAGGCGCTGATCCTTGTGGAACCAGTTGGGTTGGAATTACATGTAGCAATAACCGGGTCGTTTCAAT ATCACTTGGTAACCTTAACGTGGAAGGAAAGCTTTCTGGGGATATTGCAGCCTTGTCTGAATTGCAGATCTT GGATTTGTCATACAACACTGGATTGACTGGACCACTTCCACCAAATATTGGTGAACTTAAGAAGTTGAAAAACTT GATCCTTGTGGGATGTAGTTTCACTGGTCAAATCCCTGAGTCCATTGGACAATTAGAACAACTTATATATCT CTCCCTAAATTTAAATCAATTCAGTGGTACAATTCCAGCTTCCATTGGACGGTTATCGAAACTATATTGGTTTGATATAGCTGACAATCAGATTGAAGGAACGCTTCCAGTTTCTAATGGGACTTCTTCACCTGGACTTGATATGCTTCTTGAAACTAAGCATTT CCATTTTGGAAAAAACAAGCTTTCGGGCTATATCCCAGAAAACCTTTTCAGTTCAAACATGACTTTGATACATGT GCTATTCGATGGAAACCAATTCACGGGCAAAATCCCGGAAACACTCAGCCTGGTTCAAACGTTGACAGTGTT ACGCCTTGATAGGAATAAACTAACTGGCAATATTCCTACAAGTCTTAATAATCTCACAAGTCTCCAAGAACT GTACTTGGCGAACAACGAATTTACTGGCACTCTTCCAAATCTAACCAGCTTGACCAGTCTCTACACACT AGATGTGAGCAATAACACATTCGAACCCTCACCTATTCCATCATGGATCTCTTCATTCGACTCTCTGGCAACATT AAGGATGGAAGGAATCAAACCATTGAGTTTGATACCAAACTCATTTTTCAGCCCTGCTCAGTTGCAGACTGT TATCCTAAAGAGAAATCAGATAGATTCAACGTTAGACTTCGGTACCAGCTTTAGCAACCGGTTGGAGTTTGTTGATTTACAATACAACAACATAGATGTCTATAAACAACCATCCTCTAACACATTCATCCAAGTAAT ATTGGCAGATAATCCAGTGTGCCAGGAAGAGGGTAACAAGCCAAATTACTGCTCAGCAATCCCACCCAATACCTCATATTCAACAATCCCACCAACATGCACTCCGTGTGATCAGGGCAGGGAAGCAAGTCCCTCGTGCCGCTGCGCGCATCCAATCATAGGAACACTCTACTTCAGATCTCCTTCCTTCTCAGGGTTGTTCAACTCCACCAACTTCGAAATTCTCCAGAAGTCTATAGCAGATTTCTTTAAGAAGTCGAGTTATCCAGTGGACTCTGTAGCCATAAGAAACATAAGAGAGAACGCTACCGATCATCAGCTTCTAATAGATCTCTTAGTCTTTCCATTGGGCAGAGAGAGTTTTGATGAGAGTGGAATGTCACTTGTTAATTTTGCCTTTAGCAATCAGACTTATAAACCTCCTCATATATTTGGTCCTTACGTATTCAGAGCCAATCCTTACAACCAATTCTCTG ATAGAGGTGGTTCCAGAAACATGGGCATTATAATCGGAGCAGCAGTTGGCGCTGTGGTTCTTCTGTTGTTGTTAACTTTAGCTGGGGTTTACGCTCTCAGGCAAAGGAGGAGAGCAGACAGAGCAACTGATCAAAACAATCCTTTTG CCAAGTGGAATACAAGTAAGAGCAGTATCAATGCTCCGCAGCTAATGGGAGCAAAAGCTTTTACTTTTGAAGAGTTGAAGAAATGTACAGAAAACTTTTCAGAGGCAAATGATGTTGGGGGTGGAGGTTATGGCAAG GTTTACAGAGGGATTCTTCCCTCTGGACAACTCATAGCCATCAAAAGGGCTCAACAAGGATCTTTGCAAGGAGGCTTGGAGTTCAAAACTGAGATTGAACTTCTTTCCAGAGTCCACCATAAGAATGTTGTCAGACTCTTGGGCTTCTGTTTCGATAGAAGTGAACAAATGCTGGTGTACGAGTACATTCCAAATGGATCTCTTAGAGACAGTCTATCAG GTAAGAGTGGGATTAGACTTGATTGGACAAGAAGGCTTAAAATAGCACTTGGTTCAGGGAAGGGTCTAGCTTATCTTCATGAGCTTGCTGATCCTCCAATTATACACAGAGACATCAAATCAAACAATATATTACTTGATGAAAATCTTACTGCTAAGGTTGCTGATTTCGGCCTCTCCAAAATTGTGGGAGACCCTGAGAAAACACATGTGACAACACAGGTGAAAGGAACTATG GGATACTTGGATCCTGAGTATTACATGACAAATCAGTTGACCGAGAAGAGTGACGTGTATGGGTTTGGTGTGGTGATGCTTGAGCTGTTAACTGGTAAAAGTCCAATAGAGAGAGGTAAATACGTGGTGAGAGAGGTGAAGACGAAGATGAATAAGACCAGAAGTTTGTATGACCTCCAAGAACTGATGGACACTACAATCATCGCAAGCAGCAGCAACCTTAAAGGGTTTGAGAAGTATGTAGATTTGGCTCTGAGATGCGTGGAGGAGGAAGGAGTGAATAGACCATCCATGGGTGAGGTTGTCAAAGAGATTGAGAACATAATGCAGCTTGCGGGTTTAAACCCGAACGTTGATTCAGCATCTTCTTCGAGAACGTACGAGGAAGCTATCAAAGGATCCGGTGATCCATATGGAAAGGGCTCGTTTGAGTACAGTGGGAATTTTCCAGCTTCAAAGCTCGAACCCCAATGA